A region from the Caloramator mitchellensis genome encodes:
- a CDS encoding GNAT family N-acetyltransferase, with product MLKVLTEKERKIVEEYLERNHIETTFLIGNVKYFGFENKKDVRRCGDYFGYFEEGELKGIIPFYNLGSCIPHFESQNAVPYFIDLMKNRDFKYLLGMRRLVEPLYNGIKDFKHNASVDEDAYYVNNNFKHFKLEGIEIKNYYELNLEKAVEFIVEANRVGFKNTAYSIEEATKTLNQRPVEEDYLFVLKDGRIVATGCIQTTTDKIGQIGGVYTTPKERGKGYCKAVVSELCKRIIDRGKTPTLMVRKNNTPAVRAYEFLGFEYYDEYVIIEF from the coding sequence ATGCTGAAAGTCTTAACTGAAAAGGAAAGAAAGATAGTAGAAGAATATCTTGAAAGAAATCATATTGAAACTACCTTTTTAATAGGAAACGTAAAGTATTTCGGTTTTGAGAACAAGAAGGATGTAAGAAGATGCGGTGATTATTTTGGCTATTTTGAAGAAGGGGAACTAAAGGGAATTATCCCATTTTATAACCTTGGAAGCTGTATTCCGCATTTCGAAAGTCAAAATGCAGTTCCGTATTTTATTGATTTAATGAAAAACAGAGACTTTAAATATCTATTAGGCATGAGAAGGCTAGTTGAGCCGCTTTATAATGGGATAAAAGATTTTAAACATAACGCAAGTGTTGATGAGGATGCATATTATGTGAATAACAATTTTAAACATTTTAAATTAGAAGGCATTGAAATAAAGAATTATTATGAATTAAACTTGGAAAAAGCAGTTGAGTTTATAGTTGAGGCCAATAGGGTAGGATTTAAAAATACAGCTTACAGCATTGAAGAAGCAACTAAAACACTTAATCAAAGACCAGTTGAAGAGGATTATTTGTTTGTCTTAAAGGATGGAAGGATTGTAGCAACAGGATGCATTCAAACAACAACTGATAAGATAGGACAAATAGGCGGTGTTTATACAACACCAAAGGAAAGAGGCAAGGGATATTGTAAAGCAGTAGTATCTGAACTTTGCAAAAGGATAATTGATAGAGGAAAAACCCCAACTTTAATGGTGAGAAAAAACAATACACCTGCAGTTAGGGCATACGAGTTTCTAGGGTTTGAGTATTACGATGAATACGTTATTATTGAATTTTAG
- a CDS encoding ABC transporter ATP-binding protein has protein sequence MGIICVKDLKKEFIISKRKGFLTREYKRIEAVKGISFEVEEGQMLAFIGPNGAGKSTTIKMLTGILNPTSGYSNVLGLDPQKDRKKLAYGIGTVFGQKSQLWFHLPPKDTFELLGNIYGIEGLELNKRVEYLSEVLEIKELLDIPVRKMSLGQRIKCEIAASLLHRPKVIFLDEPTIGLDVVAKKNLRSLIKRINQEEKTTIFLTSHDIGDIEKLCKRIIIINLGTILMDDSVKKLKYKYDNKKIISLRYTDDIEFNLEGAKVLSQTTNAVRIEVDTEDNDIDETVAKLFKIGKVEDISISSRPLEEIIADIYSLRGEGE, from the coding sequence ATGGGGATAATATGTGTAAAGGATTTAAAAAAGGAGTTTATAATTTCAAAAAGAAAAGGATTCTTGACAAGAGAATATAAAAGGATTGAAGCAGTAAAAGGAATCTCGTTCGAAGTTGAAGAAGGTCAAATGCTCGCTTTTATAGGTCCAAACGGTGCAGGAAAATCAACAACGATAAAGATGCTAACAGGAATTTTAAATCCAACAAGCGGATATTCAAATGTTTTAGGCTTAGATCCTCAGAAGGATAGGAAAAAATTAGCATATGGCATTGGAACTGTATTCGGACAAAAATCGCAGCTTTGGTTTCACCTGCCTCCGAAGGATACATTTGAATTATTGGGGAACATTTACGGAATTGAAGGCCTTGAGCTTAATAAAAGAGTGGAATATTTATCTGAGGTTTTGGAAATAAAGGAGCTTCTTGATATTCCGGTTAGAAAAATGTCACTTGGACAGAGAATAAAATGCGAAATTGCAGCATCGCTTCTGCACAGACCCAAGGTTATTTTCCTAGATGAGCCAACTATTGGTCTTGATGTAGTTGCAAAGAAAAATCTAAGAAGCCTTATAAAAAGAATTAACCAAGAGGAGAAAACTACTATATTTCTTACAAGCCATGACATTGGAGACATTGAAAAGTTATGTAAAAGAATAATTATTATCAATCTTGGAACTATACTCATGGATGATAGTGTAAAAAAGCTAAAATACAAGTATGATAACAAAAAGATAATATCACTGCGTTATACAGATGATATAGAATTTAATTTAGAAGGAGCGAAAGTTTTATCACAAACTACAAATGCAGTTAGAATAGAGGTTGATACTGAAGATAATGACATAGATGAAACTGTTGCAAAGCTTTTTAAAATTGGAAAAGTTGAGGATATTTCCATTTCTTCAAGGCCCCTTGAGGAAATAATAGCTGATATCTATAGCTTAAGGGGGGAGGGAGAATGA
- a CDS encoding vitamin B12-dependent ribonucleotide reductase: MKFTENAIKVLGKRYLAKDENGNVIETPEEMLRRVARTVADADKRYNKEADIKKTEDKFFDLMASLRFLPNSPTLMNAGRPLGQLSACFVLPIEDSMEGIFDSIKNAALIHKSGGGTGFSFSRLRPKGSTVKTTGGVASGPVSFMKVFNSATEAVKQGGTRRGANMAILRVDHPDILEFIKCKEDDKEITNFNISVALTEKFMEAAIKGEDYELIDPNTKQVKGKLNAKEVFELIVKGAWTNGEPGIVFIDRMNQTNPTPKLGEIESTNPCGEQPLLPYESCNLGSINLAKMVKKVGDKYEIDYDLLERTVFDAVHFLDNVIDVNVYPLPEIERMTKLTRKIGLGVMGFADLLILLQIPYNSEEAVNLADELMKFINYKSKEASRELAKLRGPFPEFHNSIYKEGEPLRNATTTTIAPTGTISIIAGVSSGIEPLFAVAFWRNVMDNDKLAEVNYLFEGIMKERGLYSKELMDKVAEVGTIQHIEGIPDDIKRIFVTAHDITPIYHIRMQAAFQKWTDNAVSKTVNFKKETTIEDVKTVFLLAYRLGCKGVTIYRDGSREGQVINVGDKKEDDRTSRPRIRPEFTMGITEKVRIGCGNLYVTVNYDENGICEVFTNLGKAGGCPSQSEATARLVSVALRSGMDVKEIIEQLKGIRCHSTLRQMATNKEIKVLSCPDAIAKTIEKLINIKESDKVRESISADLDIRNLIETEKKEICCPECGHSITHESGCVICPNCGYSKCG, translated from the coding sequence ATGAAGTTTACAGAAAATGCAATTAAAGTTCTTGGAAAAAGGTATCTTGCAAAGGATGAAAATGGAAATGTTATTGAGACACCTGAGGAAATGCTAAGAAGAGTTGCACGAACAGTTGCTGATGCGGATAAAAGATACAATAAAGAAGCTGATATAAAAAAAACTGAAGATAAGTTTTTTGATTTGATGGCAAGTCTTAGATTCTTACCTAATTCACCAACTTTAATGAATGCAGGGAGGCCTTTAGGACAATTATCGGCTTGTTTTGTTCTACCAATTGAGGATTCGATGGAGGGAATATTCGATTCCATAAAAAATGCTGCACTTATACATAAATCAGGAGGAGGAACAGGATTTAGCTTTTCAAGGTTAAGACCAAAAGGTTCTACAGTTAAAACCACAGGAGGAGTTGCATCCGGGCCTGTCAGTTTTATGAAGGTTTTTAACTCTGCTACAGAGGCTGTGAAACAAGGGGGAACCCGAAGGGGTGCGAATATGGCTATTTTAAGAGTAGATCACCCCGATATATTGGAGTTTATTAAGTGTAAAGAAGATGATAAAGAGATTACAAATTTCAATATAAGCGTAGCACTTACAGAAAAATTTATGGAGGCAGCTATAAAAGGTGAGGATTACGAGCTTATAGATCCAAATACTAAACAAGTTAAAGGAAAATTAAATGCCAAGGAAGTATTTGAACTAATAGTTAAAGGTGCATGGACCAATGGAGAACCCGGTATTGTATTTATTGACAGAATGAATCAAACTAATCCTACACCAAAACTTGGGGAAATTGAAAGTACTAATCCATGCGGTGAGCAGCCGCTGCTGCCATATGAAAGCTGCAATTTAGGCTCGATTAATCTTGCTAAAATGGTGAAAAAAGTTGGGGATAAATATGAAATAGATTATGACCTGCTTGAAAGAACTGTATTCGATGCAGTTCATTTTCTTGACAATGTAATTGATGTAAACGTCTACCCACTACCCGAGATTGAGAGAATGACTAAACTTACAAGAAAAATAGGGCTTGGAGTAATGGGATTTGCTGACCTTTTGATTTTGCTTCAAATTCCATATAATTCAGAAGAAGCAGTAAATCTTGCTGATGAATTGATGAAATTTATAAATTATAAGTCAAAGGAGGCCAGCAGAGAATTAGCTAAATTAAGGGGACCCTTCCCTGAGTTTCATAATAGTATATATAAGGAAGGGGAACCATTGAGAAATGCTACAACTACTACGATAGCACCTACAGGAACAATAAGTATAATAGCGGGTGTTTCATCTGGAATAGAACCTTTATTTGCTGTGGCATTCTGGAGAAATGTAATGGACAATGATAAATTGGCAGAGGTTAATTATTTATTCGAAGGAATTATGAAGGAAAGAGGGCTCTACTCTAAAGAGCTTATGGATAAGGTTGCAGAAGTGGGAACTATTCAACATATTGAAGGCATCCCGGATGATATAAAAAGAATTTTTGTTACTGCCCATGATATAACCCCAATATATCATATTAGGATGCAGGCAGCTTTTCAAAAGTGGACGGACAATGCAGTATCGAAAACAGTTAATTTTAAGAAAGAGACAACTATTGAAGATGTTAAAACTGTTTTCTTACTTGCCTATAGATTGGGCTGTAAAGGGGTAACAATTTATAGGGATGGAAGTCGTGAAGGTCAGGTTATTAATGTTGGAGATAAAAAAGAAGATGACAGAACCTCTAGGCCTAGAATTAGACCTGAATTTACAATGGGAATAACTGAAAAGGTAAGAATAGGCTGTGGCAATTTATATGTAACTGTAAATTATGATGAAAACGGCATTTGTGAGGTGTTTACTAACCTCGGAAAGGCAGGAGGATGTCCATCACAATCAGAGGCAACTGCAAGGCTTGTATCTGTTGCTTTAAGAAGTGGAATGGATGTTAAAGAAATAATAGAACAGCTGAAGGGAATCAGGTGCCACTCAACTTTAAGGCAAATGGCAACAAATAAGGAAATAAAGGTTTTATCCTGCCCTGATGCTATTGCAAAGACTATTGAGAAACTAATTAATATTAAAGAATCAGATAAAGTTAGAGAGAGTATAAGTGCTGATTTGGATATAAGAAATCTAATAGAAACAGAGAAAAAAGAAATATGTTGTCCTGAATGTGGGCATTCGATTACTCATGAGAGTGGATGCGTTATTTGCCCAAACTGCGGATATTCAAAGTGTGGCTAA
- a CDS encoding histidinol phosphate phosphatase produces MFDCHIHTEFSSDSKMKLVSSYERARELNMGLIVTDHMDLKYPDEGKFQFDVDRYFEEYYRLRNDYLLIGIELGLRTDCINENRMLVQKYPFDYVIGSVHVVDGVDIFQEGFYENREKKISYGHYLNFMFDCVKNGEFFDSLGHIDYVTRYSRYDDTELYYDEFSDLIDEILKIVAEREKAVELNTRRLDNKIAAQNMLNILKRFKELGGQVVTIGSDAHDTNSIGRNFEAAKEIVSMSGLRTVYFKERKIQFIK; encoded by the coding sequence ATGTTTGATTGTCATATTCACACTGAATTTTCATCCGATTCTAAAATGAAACTTGTTAGTTCATATGAAAGAGCAAGAGAACTGAATATGGGGCTTATTGTTACTGATCATATGGACTTAAAATACCCAGATGAGGGTAAATTTCAATTTGACGTTGATAGGTATTTTGAAGAATACTACCGACTAAGGAATGACTATTTACTAATAGGAATTGAGCTTGGACTAAGAACAGATTGTATAAATGAAAATAGAATGCTAGTACAAAAGTATCCCTTCGATTATGTAATAGGTTCTGTTCACGTCGTTGATGGTGTTGATATATTCCAAGAGGGATTTTATGAAAACAGAGAGAAAAAAATATCCTATGGACACTATCTTAATTTTATGTTTGACTGTGTAAAGAATGGAGAATTTTTTGATAGTTTAGGCCATATTGATTATGTCACAAGATATTCAAGATATGATGATACAGAACTTTATTACGATGAATTTTCTGATTTAATTGACGAAATTTTAAAGATTGTAGCAGAGAGGGAAAAGGCTGTTGAATTAAACACAAGGAGATTAGACAATAAAATAGCTGCTCAAAATATGCTAAATATACTTAAAAGATTTAAAGAATTGGGCGGACAAGTTGTAACAATCGGCTCTGATGCCCACGATACTAATTCAATAGGCAGAAATTTTGAAGCAGCAAAAGAAATTGTATCAATGAGTGGACTTAGAACAGTTTACTTTAAGGAAAGAAAAATACAATTTATTAAATAG
- a CDS encoding DNA-3-methyladenine glycosylase, which yields MKLPFEFYDRDTLEVAKDLLGKKLVRKIGKDLLIGKIVEVEAYIGPIDKACHSYNFKKTKRNEVMFGPPGTAYIYFIYGMYHCLNIVTETEGMPCAVLVRAVEPLQGLDLLTQNRFGKKYNELNPLQRKNLTNSPGKLCKAFSIDKILNGISLLGDELYILDNDESFEIMSDKRIGIDYAEEAKDFEWRFFIKNNPFVSVLKKE from the coding sequence ATGAAGCTTCCTTTTGAGTTTTATGATAGAGATACACTTGAAGTAGCAAAGGATTTATTAGGAAAAAAACTTGTTAGAAAAATTGGAAAAGATTTATTGATAGGAAAAATAGTTGAGGTTGAGGCCTATATCGGTCCTATCGATAAGGCATGTCATTCATATAATTTTAAAAAGACAAAACGAAATGAAGTGATGTTTGGTCCTCCTGGAACTGCGTATATATATTTTATCTATGGAATGTATCACTGCTTAAACATTGTTACTGAAACTGAAGGTATGCCATGTGCAGTTTTAGTAAGAGCTGTAGAGCCATTACAAGGTTTAGATTTGCTGACTCAAAACAGATTTGGCAAAAAATATAATGAACTTAACCCTTTGCAAAGGAAAAATCTCACAAATAGCCCGGGAAAATTGTGTAAAGCCTTTAGTATAGATAAAATATTAAACGGAATAAGCCTCCTTGGTGATGAACTTTACATCCTTGACAACGATGAAAGTTTTGAAATAATGTCAGATAAAAGGATTGGAATAGACTATGCTGAAGAGGCAAAGGATTTTGAATGGAGATTCTTTATAAAAAACAATCCTTTTGTATCCGTATTAAAGAAAGAGTAA